The following are encoded in a window of Nibricoccus aquaticus genomic DNA:
- a CDS encoding GreA/GreB family elongation factor, whose product MPLHRKKIFRPPPPAPTTIYVRPGYNRVLADEFIALKQKRVGLVADKVEAHSQGDLRENFGFKAAKEAIRAVDRKMFALDRFVARNAFIEVDPAAWLTKPTDTVQLGHVVTLEKQDLTTKRKHRFTFLVTTYGETATDEESGIECLPHTSPLAVVVLGLTPGVQTKVTLPAGEALLTVLKLRNPTQAELDRLLMPIKPPEIEDED is encoded by the coding sequence ATGCCTCTTCATCGGAAAAAGATTTTTCGTCCGCCGCCGCCGGCGCCGACTACGATTTACGTGCGGCCCGGGTACAATCGCGTGCTGGCGGATGAGTTCATCGCGCTGAAGCAGAAGCGGGTGGGGCTTGTGGCGGACAAGGTCGAGGCGCACAGCCAGGGCGACTTGCGTGAGAACTTTGGATTCAAGGCCGCCAAAGAAGCGATCCGCGCCGTGGACCGAAAGATGTTCGCGCTCGACCGCTTTGTGGCGCGCAACGCCTTCATTGAGGTCGATCCCGCCGCCTGGCTCACCAAGCCCACCGACACCGTGCAACTTGGCCACGTCGTCACGCTTGAAAAACAGGATCTGACCACGAAGCGGAAACACCGCTTCACCTTTCTCGTGACGACCTATGGCGAAACCGCCACCGACGAGGAGTCGGGCATCGAGTGCCTGCCGCATACGTCACCGCTGGCGGTTGTGGTGCTGGGTCTGACGCCTGGAGTGCAGACGAAAGTGACGCTGCCCGCCGGTGAAGCGCTTCTCACGGTGCTCAAGCTCCGCAATCCGACGCAGGCCGAGCTCGACCGCCTGCTCATGCCGATCAAGCCGCCGGAGATCGAGGACGAGGACTAA
- a CDS encoding addiction module antitoxin RelB has translation MSLTLEQIVEETRRWPDDVVAELIDRIVIAKHGGLDADHAEQWGKVAEGRAAESERDPSVLVSGQDVIARIRKVTGQ, from the coding sequence ATGTCCCTGACTTTGGAGCAGATCGTGGAAGAGACTCGGCGCTGGCCGGATGACGTGGTGGCTGAGTTGATCGATCGCATCGTCATTGCGAAGCACGGTGGCTTGGACGCGGATCACGCTGAACAGTGGGGGAAAGTGGCTGAGGGCCGGGCGGCAGAGAGTGAACGAGATCCTTCTGTTTTAGTTTCTGGCCAGGACGTCATTGCACGCATCCGCAAGGTCACCGGTCAGTGA
- a CDS encoding dihydrofolate reductase family protein, whose protein sequence is MGLLTFSLNVTLDGCVDHQEGIADDETHAFFTRLMDENGAMLWGRTTYEMMEGYWPAVARGDIDAPPATREWAVKLEAKPKYVASSTRKDFPWTNSHLLTGDLRANVQKLKDTTPAGVLLGSVKLATALDRLDLIDEYKFLVHPRIAGHGPTLHQSGLPGTRSLDLLSAKPLRCGSVAMHYRRAS, encoded by the coding sequence ATGGGCCTCCTCACCTTCAGCCTCAACGTCACCCTCGACGGCTGCGTCGACCACCAGGAGGGGATCGCCGACGACGAGACGCATGCCTTCTTTACCCGCCTCATGGACGAAAACGGCGCCATGCTGTGGGGCCGCACCACTTACGAAATGATGGAAGGCTACTGGCCGGCAGTCGCCCGCGGCGACATAGATGCGCCACCAGCGACACGCGAGTGGGCGGTCAAGCTGGAGGCCAAGCCGAAGTACGTGGCGTCATCCACCCGAAAGGATTTCCCGTGGACCAACAGCCACCTCCTCACCGGCGACCTGCGCGCAAACGTGCAGAAACTCAAAGACACGACCCCGGCAGGCGTGCTGCTCGGTAGTGTAAAGCTCGCGACCGCACTGGACCGGCTCGATCTGATCGATGAGTATAAATTCCTCGTCCATCCCCGGATCGCCGGCCACGGCCCGACCCTCCACCAAAGCGGCCTGCCCGGCACACGAAGCCTCGACCTCCTCTCAGCAAAGCCGCTCCGCTGCGGCTCCGTCGCCATGCACTACCGCCGCGCGAGCTGA
- a CDS encoding HXXEE domain-containing protein, with protein MTTESIITLLSWAPAVCFGLHIIEELFWPGGFREWYHLYRPQVAGAPMSYYYKANACYFAAVLTVPLGRHSAYATLFVAGVLFYNLIFTHILGAFKTRRYSPGIVTGLLLYVPLFVTSYGYFLAKHVVSIPAALACAFLSTSGEIYFALKKVKPHPGEMSSSGSNLQETPVL; from the coding sequence ATGACAACAGAATCCATCATTACTCTGCTTAGCTGGGCGCCGGCGGTTTGTTTCGGCCTTCACATCATCGAGGAGCTTTTCTGGCCCGGCGGTTTCCGGGAGTGGTATCACCTTTACCGGCCGCAGGTCGCGGGAGCGCCGATGTCCTACTACTACAAAGCCAACGCCTGCTACTTTGCCGCCGTGCTCACTGTTCCGCTGGGAAGGCATTCCGCGTATGCGACGCTCTTCGTCGCTGGAGTACTTTTCTATAATCTCATTTTCACGCACATCCTTGGAGCGTTCAAAACCCGCCGGTACTCTCCCGGCATCGTGACCGGACTTCTGCTCTACGTTCCTCTGTTTGTGACCAGCTACGGATATTTTCTGGCGAAGCATGTGGTCAGCATTCCTGCGGCACTTGCCTGCGCTTTTCTCTCAACTAGCGGTGAGATCTACTTCGCTCTGAAAAAGGTGAAACCTCACCCTGGCGAAATGTCTTCCAGCGGCAGTAATCTTCAAGAAACGCCAGTGCTGTAG
- a CDS encoding PDZ domain-containing protein, with the protein MLSSAIRVGWGRNLFAGWMLAFCCSVHAWAGEASSLGATASSNAREDDELEDLEHLPAFNVKADRLEEFGFRAGGMIAIPGPSYAWVREVFPNTAASKAGLRPGDIILKVDGKKRSLFSLMRADKAQDKKWAELAAGKKSVSWVFEVRDPVTKETRTVTMIVPSPAPHWGSVMWSTPEGRTPAVVKESGPLAGRAAEILDNGIWTKWEGVAFLNVPKTEKAPVLGYEWRIVEGAERHRMWVTQQRGKTEIVFERRSPVIGNVLFLTTPAGMLANTRYSPPKKNKKMKLSSEELEAAFQTEMDFWLTKVGRVSGRWPFEALSGAGGAGDIAIVRRDIQESTAVVAVRSASFLALPVAEEAQRAMFADALGKVGADAECWAYTEISRGFGDDRVTTVRIDPSKPEAERSTLLMVDGKKPGAAVFQQWRDEGRGVPETLGELPEISSVVDVNDVRVFADEARAVVFELPLKTTSAEFPSDKVQALFRVNKAQRAFENFSVKLREAVRVAGVAKVTDAGFEVRFQSFDPALAPQPVLLKTGGAARVLLVKLKRGFETKRTDFVRVLPFEEEATRVE; encoded by the coding sequence ATGCTTTCTTCTGCGATCCGGGTGGGGTGGGGACGGAATTTGTTTGCTGGATGGATGCTGGCCTTTTGTTGCAGCGTCCATGCGTGGGCTGGGGAGGCGTCGTCGCTTGGAGCGACAGCATCGTCGAATGCGAGGGAGGATGACGAACTGGAGGACTTGGAGCATCTGCCCGCATTCAACGTGAAGGCGGACCGGCTGGAGGAGTTTGGGTTTCGCGCGGGCGGGATGATTGCGATTCCCGGACCCTCGTATGCGTGGGTGAGAGAAGTCTTCCCGAATACGGCGGCGTCCAAGGCGGGCCTGCGTCCGGGTGACATCATTCTCAAAGTGGACGGAAAGAAGCGGTCGCTCTTTTCGCTGATGAGAGCGGATAAAGCGCAGGATAAAAAGTGGGCGGAGCTCGCAGCGGGAAAGAAGAGCGTGTCGTGGGTGTTCGAAGTGCGCGATCCGGTCACGAAAGAGACGCGAACGGTGACGATGATCGTGCCTTCTCCGGCACCGCATTGGGGAAGCGTGATGTGGAGCACTCCCGAGGGACGCACTCCGGCCGTTGTGAAAGAGTCAGGGCCGCTCGCCGGACGGGCAGCGGAGATTTTGGACAACGGTATCTGGACGAAATGGGAGGGTGTGGCGTTTCTGAATGTCCCAAAAACGGAGAAGGCGCCGGTGCTCGGTTACGAATGGCGCATCGTCGAGGGCGCGGAGAGGCATCGCATGTGGGTGACGCAGCAACGCGGGAAAACGGAGATCGTTTTCGAGCGTCGGTCGCCAGTTATCGGCAACGTACTTTTTCTCACCACGCCTGCGGGAATGCTGGCGAACACGCGGTACTCACCGCCGAAGAAAAACAAGAAGATGAAACTTTCGTCTGAGGAGCTGGAGGCGGCGTTTCAAACGGAGATGGATTTCTGGCTGACGAAAGTGGGGCGCGTTTCCGGGCGTTGGCCGTTCGAGGCATTGTCGGGAGCGGGCGGGGCTGGCGACATCGCGATCGTTCGCCGGGATATTCAAGAAAGCACGGCGGTAGTCGCGGTGCGGTCGGCGTCGTTTCTCGCTCTGCCGGTGGCCGAGGAAGCGCAACGGGCGATGTTTGCCGATGCGCTTGGCAAGGTCGGCGCCGATGCGGAGTGCTGGGCTTACACCGAGATATCGCGTGGGTTTGGCGATGACCGTGTGACGACGGTGCGCATCGATCCTTCGAAGCCGGAAGCGGAGCGGAGTACGTTGCTGATGGTTGATGGAAAGAAACCCGGTGCAGCGGTGTTTCAGCAGTGGCGGGATGAGGGACGGGGGGTGCCGGAAACTTTGGGCGAGTTGCCCGAGATTTCGAGTGTCGTCGATGTGAACGACGTGCGTGTGTTTGCCGATGAGGCGAGGGCGGTCGTGTTCGAACTGCCGTTGAAAACAACGAGCGCCGAATTTCCCTCCGACAAAGTTCAGGCGCTTTTCCGGGTGAACAAGGCGCAGCGAGCATTCGAGAACTTTTCGGTGAAGCTGCGTGAGGCTGTTCGTGTAGCGGGTGTCGCGAAGGTGACGGATGCAGGCTTCGAGGTTCGCTTTCAGAGTTTCGATCCCGCGCTCGCACCGCAGCCGGTTCTGCTCAAGACGGGTGGCGCGGCGCGGGTGCTGCTCGTGAAACTCAAGCGAGGATTTGAAACGAAACGGACTGATTTCGTGAGGGTGCTGCCGTTCGAGGAGGAAGCGACGCGCGTAGAATAG
- a CDS encoding VOC family protein, with protein sequence MNKQIFLNLPVANLPKSTAFFKALGYSFNPQFTGDSTTCVIISETITVMLLTHAKFREFTPKAVCDTSKAVEVLISLSCESREEVDAIVAKALAAGGTSYEKPEDFGFMYMHSFVDLDGHGWNLLHMSWQPAS encoded by the coding sequence ATGAACAAGCAGATATTCCTCAACCTCCCGGTCGCCAACCTCCCGAAGTCGACCGCCTTTTTCAAAGCACTGGGCTACTCATTCAATCCCCAGTTCACCGGCGACAGCACAACCTGTGTCATCATCAGCGAGACGATTACCGTGATGCTTTTGACGCACGCCAAGTTCCGCGAATTCACCCCCAAGGCCGTCTGCGATACGAGCAAGGCCGTGGAGGTCTTGATCTCCCTCAGTTGCGAGAGCCGCGAGGAGGTGGACGCCATCGTCGCCAAAGCCCTCGCCGCGGGCGGCACGAGCTACGAAAAGCCCGAGGACTTCGGCTTCATGTATATGCACAGCTTCGTCGACCTCGACGGCCACGGCTGGAACCTCCTCCACATGAGTTGGCAACCCGCCTCTTGA
- a CDS encoding type II toxin-antitoxin system RelE/ParE family toxin, with amino-acid sequence MKPYRFHRDAEDEYSQAAEYYARISPELGRRFFTEIQSLIVDVCLRPALYRRHVGEVRRHFSTVFPYGILYREYADEIRILAVMPLRRDPDYWRGR; translated from the coding sequence GTGAAGCCTTATCGCTTCCACCGCGACGCTGAGGATGAGTACTCTCAAGCAGCTGAGTATTATGCGCGGATCAGCCCGGAACTCGGGCGACGGTTTTTCACCGAAATCCAGTCGCTGATTGTGGATGTTTGTCTGCGACCGGCGCTTTATCGCCGTCATGTGGGTGAAGTTCGGCGGCATTTCTCCACGGTCTTTCCTTATGGGATTCTTTACCGCGAATACGCTGATGAGATCCGTATTCTGGCGGTCATGCCGCTGCGGCGTGATCCTGACTATTGGCGTGGACGGTGA
- a CDS encoding TetR/AcrR family transcriptional regulator has translation MEKVELILEAATRLLESGDIRSLTTNTLAEKAGVSIGTLYQYFKNKEAVLEALTEREMAGLSKRVLASFQGSAPVTPGERIGAIVRAVLATYGGRRRAHRTLMAHAMSSGGAGRLAPLYRKLIELFRAQGPAGSGPRAIPLSPAEAFVLTHAVAGVVRTLVTDGEHPPREEIEKALTRLVLGFFRTSDASQP, from the coding sequence GTGGAGAAGGTGGAGCTCATATTGGAGGCGGCCACCCGGCTGCTCGAAAGCGGCGACATCCGCTCGCTGACCACCAACACACTGGCCGAAAAGGCCGGCGTCAGCATCGGGACGCTCTACCAGTATTTCAAAAACAAGGAGGCCGTGCTGGAGGCGTTGACCGAACGAGAAATGGCCGGCCTTTCGAAGAGGGTGCTCGCCAGTTTTCAAGGCTCCGCACCGGTCACACCCGGCGAGAGGATCGGCGCGATCGTCCGTGCGGTACTCGCCACCTACGGCGGCCGGCGGCGCGCGCACCGGACGTTGATGGCTCACGCCATGTCCAGCGGCGGCGCTGGCCGGCTCGCACCGCTCTACCGGAAATTGATCGAGCTTTTCCGAGCCCAAGGGCCGGCGGGCTCCGGACCGCGCGCCATACCGCTCTCTCCCGCCGAGGCATTTGTGCTCACGCACGCAGTTGCCGGCGTGGTTCGAACCTTGGTGACCGATGGCGAACACCCGCCTCGTGAGGAAATCGAAAAAGCCCTGACACGACTCGTCCTGGGATTTTTTAGAACGTCTGACGCGTCCCAACCATAG
- a CDS encoding prephenate dehydrogenase gives MLDQLTILAPGLLGGSVAMAARARGTARRIVIWSRRPETRLALQKQPWCDATADTPEEAVRHATLVVLAAPVEKIIELARQIAPALPAGAIVTDVGSVKGELTRACHAAMPATAFFVGSHPMAGSQKTGWENASADLFDKRVCFVTPLADTAATHAKATETVARFWRDLGSEVSTVTPDEHDEIVAHISHLPQAIATSLCSFLAQKNPAWRNFSGNGLRDTTRIAASDATMWIEIFQQNRDEVLRALSRFQDELQGLHAAIANRDWPEVRTRLDRGKTYRDAFRP, from the coding sequence GTGCTCGACCAACTCACCATCCTCGCCCCCGGCCTGCTCGGCGGTTCCGTCGCCATGGCCGCCCGCGCCCGCGGCACCGCCCGCCGCATCGTCATCTGGTCCCGCCGCCCCGAAACCCGCCTCGCCCTCCAAAAACAACCCTGGTGCGACGCCACCGCCGACACGCCCGAAGAAGCCGTCCGCCACGCGACCCTCGTCGTCCTCGCCGCCCCCGTCGAAAAAATCATCGAGCTCGCCCGCCAGATTGCACCCGCCCTCCCCGCGGGCGCCATCGTCACCGACGTCGGCAGCGTCAAAGGCGAACTCACCCGCGCCTGCCACGCCGCCATGCCCGCCACTGCTTTCTTCGTCGGCTCACACCCCATGGCCGGCAGCCAGAAAACCGGCTGGGAAAACGCCAGCGCCGACCTCTTCGACAAACGCGTCTGCTTCGTCACCCCGCTCGCCGACACCGCCGCCACGCACGCCAAAGCCACCGAAACCGTCGCCCGCTTCTGGCGCGACCTCGGCAGCGAAGTCAGCACCGTCACCCCCGACGAACACGACGAAATCGTCGCCCACATCAGCCACCTCCCCCAGGCCATCGCGACCAGCCTCTGCAGCTTCCTCGCGCAAAAAAATCCCGCCTGGCGCAACTTCTCCGGCAACGGCCTCCGCGACACCACCCGCATCGCCGCAAGCGACGCCACCATGTGGATCGAGATCTTCCAACAAAACCGCGACGAAGTCCTCCGCGCACTGAGCCGTTTTCAAGACGAACTCCAAGGCCTGCACGCCGCCATCGCCAACCGCGACTGGCCCGAAGTCCGCACCCGCCTCGACCGCGGCAAAACCTATCGCGACGCCTTCCGTCCGTAA
- a CDS encoding MFS transporter, translating to MPSRPSERGILLVLAAVQFTHIMDFMVMMPLAPQLMRELDLSAAHFSHLVAAYSLAAGVVGFLSAPFIDRFDRRTLLLWAYAGFTIATLLCGLAPNAHALLIARAIGGAFGGISGSLCLAIVSDIVPPERRASGIGIVMTAFAVAASIGVPVGLQLAQNFGWRSPFTFVAVFGAIVWCVAFRFVPSVRGHMQSGANKGQAFKELLRDANAGRAIVFMAIMVLGHFSIIPLLSAHLVGDLALPEKYLSWVYVIGGIASVLTAPLVGRLADRHGRQRIFTYMVIAASLVILVIANAGALPVWGTLVIAGFFFTFASGRFVPGQAIVTLAVPSSRRGAFLSLTSCARDLASGISSTLGGWIVIKQPNGHLLHFNYLGWIAVATGLLSIVLARTVRVNDTGAKPQPKPLIDPNHEPQVAG from the coding sequence ATGCCCAGCCGTCCGTCCGAAAGAGGTATCCTCCTCGTATTAGCAGCCGTCCAATTCACTCACATCATGGACTTCATGGTCATGATGCCGCTCGCGCCTCAACTCATGCGTGAACTGGACCTGAGCGCCGCGCACTTCAGCCATCTTGTCGCCGCCTACTCGCTTGCTGCAGGTGTCGTCGGCTTTTTAAGCGCGCCGTTCATCGACCGTTTCGACCGGCGCACGCTGCTTCTGTGGGCGTATGCGGGCTTCACCATCGCAACCTTGCTCTGCGGTCTCGCCCCCAACGCCCACGCGCTCCTCATCGCGCGCGCCATCGGCGGCGCCTTTGGCGGCATCTCCGGCTCCCTCTGTCTGGCGATCGTGAGCGACATCGTGCCACCCGAACGCCGTGCCTCCGGTATCGGCATCGTCATGACCGCGTTCGCCGTCGCTGCCTCGATCGGCGTCCCGGTCGGACTGCAACTGGCGCAAAACTTCGGCTGGCGTTCACCGTTCACCTTCGTCGCTGTCTTCGGAGCGATCGTCTGGTGCGTGGCGTTCCGCTTTGTCCCATCGGTCCGCGGACACATGCAAAGCGGCGCGAACAAAGGCCAGGCATTCAAAGAACTCTTGCGCGACGCCAACGCCGGCCGTGCCATCGTCTTCATGGCGATCATGGTGCTCGGCCATTTCAGCATCATCCCGCTCCTCTCCGCGCATCTCGTCGGCGACCTCGCTTTGCCCGAAAAATACCTTTCGTGGGTCTATGTGATCGGCGGAATCGCGAGCGTGCTAACCGCGCCACTGGTCGGCCGGCTTGCTGACCGCCACGGTCGCCAGCGCATCTTCACCTACATGGTGATCGCGGCCTCGCTCGTCATTCTCGTGATCGCAAATGCCGGCGCACTTCCCGTCTGGGGCACGTTGGTGATCGCCGGATTTTTCTTCACCTTCGCGAGCGGTCGCTTCGTTCCGGGACAGGCCATCGTTACGCTCGCCGTGCCGTCGTCGCGACGCGGAGCCTTCCTAAGCCTGACGAGTTGCGCGCGCGATCTAGCGTCGGGCATCAGCTCCACGCTGGGCGGCTGGATCGTCATCAAACAACCCAACGGCCACCTCCTTCACTTCAACTACCTCGGCTGGATCGCCGTCGCCACCGGTCTGCTGAGCATCGTCCTAGCCCGCACCGTCCGCGTGAACGACACCGGCGCCAAGCCCCAGCCCAAACCGCTCATCGACCCCAACCACGAGCCGCAGGTGGCAGGGTAA
- a CDS encoding DNA adenine methylase produces the protein MQLSLPDVVEPPALKGQLLKWIGSKYRVAADVVSYLPKDYRRFIEPFLGSGAILATMAPRNGIGGDRFGPLIEIWQTLATNPEELKRWYAARWNRIAVLGKKEAYAECLASYNHRPNGADFVFLCRACYGGVVRFRKADGYMSTPCGIHDPIAPSSFASRVDAWHLRLRHCEFVKADYRELMQRAGAGDLVYCDPPYAHSQAILYGAQAFNLAELMVEIAACKRRGAKVALSIDGIKKSGTDNCFIDVPQGLFEREIFVDCGRSMLKRFQLEGRDAEDEVVSDRLLLTF, from the coding sequence GTGCAATTGAGTCTGCCAGATGTCGTCGAGCCGCCCGCGCTTAAGGGGCAGCTTCTGAAATGGATCGGAAGCAAATATCGCGTCGCTGCAGACGTGGTTAGTTACCTTCCGAAGGATTATCGAAGGTTCATCGAGCCGTTCTTAGGCAGCGGCGCAATTTTAGCGACCATGGCGCCTCGGAACGGGATAGGCGGTGATCGGTTCGGACCCTTAATCGAGATATGGCAGACTCTCGCAACGAATCCTGAAGAACTGAAGCGATGGTATGCTGCTCGTTGGAATCGCATCGCGGTGCTCGGGAAAAAAGAAGCGTATGCAGAGTGCCTCGCTAGCTACAATCATAGGCCGAATGGAGCTGACTTTGTTTTTCTTTGTAGGGCGTGTTATGGAGGTGTGGTTCGCTTTAGAAAGGCCGACGGATACATGTCCACCCCGTGTGGAATTCATGATCCAATCGCGCCCTCGTCGTTTGCTTCACGTGTGGATGCTTGGCACCTACGCCTTCGGCACTGTGAATTTGTGAAGGCAGATTACCGCGAGTTGATGCAACGAGCAGGTGCAGGAGATTTGGTCTATTGTGATCCGCCCTACGCACACTCCCAAGCGATTCTCTACGGAGCGCAGGCGTTCAATTTAGCCGAGCTGATGGTGGAAATCGCTGCGTGTAAGAGGCGAGGAGCCAAGGTCGCCTTAAGCATCGACGGAATAAAGAAGTCAGGCACGGATAACTGCTTCATCGATGTCCCTCAGGGGCTTTTTGAGCGGGAGATTTTCGTCGATTGCGGTCGTTCGATGCTAAAACGATTTCAACTCGAAGGTCGTGACGCAGAAGATGAGGTGGTGTCCGACCGCCTTCTTTTAACGTTCTAG
- a CDS encoding DUF7687 domain-containing protein, whose protein sequence is MKPDPRFRSQPPTFWAYVRSISEWVGYTNRKNRKDKVSRIKVPSPNEIWDCLHALQLAPEPLLTPEKQLTELGQRLQSYFEHRAEVLNNQVEPALQTAKQAAALFSKVRKDLKSQLPVPMNKQKGEKKKPAYFTGLVNMLIDAHRGPYRCDYDPRVLTAFTKGGVPVRTLSRRVDGAFPAAINPAAIWEIKEYYYTTTFGSRVADGVYETQLDGMEIEEMRVAERIVAKHYLFLDAHYTWWECGKSYLCRIFDMVNMGLVDEAIVGRDVVTRVPELVAEWIGIMKNERSIEDLPKAPLDAGAGNASHADK, encoded by the coding sequence ATGAAGCCCGACCCAAGGTTTCGCTCTCAGCCTCCCACATTTTGGGCATATGTGCGGAGTATCAGTGAATGGGTTGGTTACACGAATCGAAAAAATCGGAAGGACAAAGTCAGCCGAATCAAGGTCCCTTCGCCCAATGAAATCTGGGATTGCCTACACGCACTTCAATTAGCCCCTGAACCGTTGCTGACCCCCGAAAAGCAACTCACTGAATTAGGCCAACGATTGCAGAGCTATTTCGAACATCGCGCGGAGGTCCTAAACAACCAAGTCGAACCAGCGCTTCAAACAGCGAAACAAGCGGCGGCACTCTTCAGCAAAGTGCGGAAGGATCTGAAGTCTCAGTTGCCAGTTCCCATGAACAAGCAAAAGGGAGAGAAAAAGAAGCCGGCATACTTCACAGGCTTGGTTAACATGCTCATCGACGCTCACCGTGGTCCATATCGTTGCGATTACGACCCTCGAGTACTGACCGCATTTACTAAAGGCGGCGTGCCCGTTCGAACTTTGTCCCGCCGGGTCGACGGCGCATTTCCGGCAGCGATCAATCCAGCTGCGATTTGGGAAATCAAAGAATATTACTACACGACGACGTTTGGAAGCAGAGTTGCAGATGGTGTCTATGAAACGCAGCTAGACGGGATGGAAATCGAAGAAATGCGCGTTGCCGAACGAATCGTGGCAAAGCACTATCTCTTTCTGGATGCGCACTACACTTGGTGGGAATGCGGAAAATCCTATCTGTGCCGAATTTTCGATATGGTGAATATGGGATTGGTGGATGAAGCTATCGTCGGCCGAGATGTGGTTACTAGAGTGCCAGAATTGGTAGCCGAATGGATCGGCATAATGAAAAACGAGCGAAGCATCGAGGATCTCCCTAAAGCACCCCTTGATGCCGGAGCCGGAAACGCATCGCACGCAGACAAGTGA
- a CDS encoding cupin domain-containing protein, giving the protein MSISSIILPPGCGRSYDCGPMQAVFKADGAETQGRYSVSEWTVAPHSHGPGPHSHEENEELFLVTEGTMAVRVGEEWIDAPRGTFLRIPAGVIHDFENRTDKPATLFNVFLPGAFEHMMPDIVRWFAGQK; this is encoded by the coding sequence ATGAGCATTTCATCGATTATTCTCCCGCCTGGTTGTGGCCGGAGTTACGACTGCGGTCCGATGCAGGCTGTATTCAAGGCGGATGGAGCCGAGACCCAGGGCAGGTACAGCGTTTCCGAGTGGACGGTGGCGCCGCATAGTCACGGGCCGGGTCCGCATTCGCATGAAGAGAACGAGGAGCTTTTTTTGGTTACTGAAGGAACGATGGCAGTGCGGGTAGGCGAGGAATGGATTGATGCTCCACGCGGCACTTTTTTGCGCATTCCTGCGGGTGTCATTCACGATTTCGAAAATCGCACCGACAAGCCCGCGACACTCTTCAATGTGTTTCTGCCGGGGGCATTCGAACATATGATGCCTGACATTGTTCGGTGGTTCGCCGGACAAAAATAG
- a CDS encoding helix-turn-helix domain-containing protein: MKNIHSSDHKKLCELIRRLREEKGVTQHALAQKLEVPQSFVSKVETGERRLDILELRSVCLALEIPMKRFIQLLEEDLK, encoded by the coding sequence TTGAAGAACATCCACTCTAGCGACCACAAAAAGCTCTGCGAACTGATACGTCGGCTCCGGGAAGAAAAGGGCGTCACGCAGCACGCACTGGCTCAGAAACTCGAAGTTCCGCAGTCGTTCGTCAGCAAAGTTGAAACCGGCGAGCGGCGTTTAGATATTCTAGAGCTGCGTTCGGTTTGCTTAGCGCTGGAAATCCCAATGAAGCGCTTCATTCAACTCCTTGAGGAGGATCTCAAATGA